The Thermotoga caldifontis AZM44c09 genomic interval AAGGAAAGCGAAGTGTACACTTGTGCAAATTGTGCAACACATGGGAATCTCGATAATCGACATATCAGAGTTCCTCAGTCTCAATTTGAACACTAACTTTACACTCAAAGGTTCTATTCCATGGTAGTGCGAAATAGTTGAGAGAAGCGGATTTCAACAACCAGGTCTTATTGTTAGCTCGAAAAATCCTGCCAGCAAAATTATTCAGAAGGTTATTCGATTCTATAGTAAACTCAGAAGTGAAAACCCTCATGATATCCGAATTGGGACCAATATTATACTTGTCTTTACCATAGGAATTTAGCATATCTTCGAGCTTACGTCTGTATACCGATTGATAAAGGTAATCATCTACGAATCTTTCAAGCATGAATTTCAATAGTCGTAGTTCATCCTTAGTAGACTTCCACGCTGCTTCTGCCAACAGAGTCCCCAGGCGATTGGATGCGGTATTCCAAGCAGAAAAACCTTTCAGAAAAATCGCCGGGCTGTTTCTAATCATGCTGAGAAGTTCGTGCACAAGATGTTCGTCAGCGCCGTTGGGGTGGAAGAGATCGAGCAGATATATTTCTTTACCTTCCTCGACCAATTTTTCAAGTGTATGTAAACCCTTTTCCAAGTTAGAGCCAATTATCAATATCGCTGTATTCGAGTCAGGGCGGACAGAAAAGCCAGTAAGAGAGACATGAGACAGTAGATTCTTCACAAATGGTTGATGTTCAAACTCCATAATTCGCATCACTGTTTCACCTGAATCAAAATGAAGTTCCACGTCCCTTTGATTAAAGACTCTTACGAGCAGCTCTTGCATTACTTCATCTGCCCCATTGTGTATGTAAACTTTACCTTGAAGACCTAAATGAATCACCTTTGCCTTCAAGACGTCTACCTCCGGCTCATGAGGTCCGTGCGGAAAAGTATCTTCAACAGCCAGGACGAGGGTATCCACTACGCCGGTTGCTACGAAGTCTACGCATAGTTTGTTAATTTCGTGATTTCTACTTCGAAGTTGTCGGTAGTATTTCAAATACTCATCGTCAAAGTCGCTCATTTGGACTTGGCAGTTCTCGGTGGCGGACTTCAAGTATTCTGTGAGCGCCTTCCACTTGTTCTCTGTTTCTGCTGAATTCACTGTAATTGAAGCTCTACGCACAATAGAAGAAGCAAAGATTAACGCCTGCGGATTTTCTTTTCTCAAGGCTTTCAATGTTTCCAACCTTCTTATTGCTTGGTCTAGGGAAGTATCAGCTTCTCTGGACGCAACCAGGCCTCCGTAGCACAACATTTCTGTAGAAATCAAAAACGCTTCGGCTTCTTGATTCAAAAGCCAATCATGCAACCAATCCACATCTCCTGGTATCTTATAGTAGCCAAGTTTTCCAGCTGGTGGCAGGAGAATGTCTACGTCATACATG includes:
- a CDS encoding DUF4127 family protein, giving the protein MKIAVLPMDNRPPNYDFLIDFATMYDVDILLPPAGKLGYYKIPGDVDWLHDWLLNQEAEAFLISTEMLCYGGLVASREADTSLDQAIRRLETLKALRKENPQALIFASSIVRRASITVNSAETENKWKALTEYLKSATENCQVQMSDFDDEYLKYYRQLRSRNHEINKLCVDFVATGVVDTLVLAVEDTFPHGPHEPEVDVLKAKVIHLGLQGKVYIHNGADEVMQELLVRVFNQRDVELHFDSGETVMRIMEFEHQPFVKNLLSHVSLTGFSVRPDSNTAILIIGSNLEKGLHTLEKLVEEGKEIYLLDLFHPNGADEHLVHELLSMIRNSPAIFLKGFSAWNTASNRLGTLLAEAAWKSTKDELRLLKFMLERFVDDYLYQSVYRRKLEDMLNSYGKDKYNIGPNSDIMRVFTSEFTIESNNLLNNFAGRIFRANNKTWLLKSASLNYFALPWNRTFECKVSVQIETEEL